The following coding sequences are from one Lolium rigidum isolate FL_2022 chromosome 6, APGP_CSIRO_Lrig_0.1, whole genome shotgun sequence window:
- the LOC124662280 gene encoding uncharacterized protein LOC124662280 gives MADWASLPPELVQDIAYSVLSTTGGVDTHMDMRAVCPSWRSAIAKPSPHAAFADHRFRPRHWIMVDLKSRKHDPDARLFLHVPTGRFRRLPLPVIRDHLVLGACDGLIVHEFTDRERPDMTGIRVLNPFTGGMLHFAVSLWESADELRTAVSGGPRSTLVVWRDYDWRWRTLLYADPTSDDFREEEKTGLSWVHSMVTFKGNIYYAGSDEGVFQFVAPAEQGDHEPVVIAKMLPDVDIHYARCFLVESAGELLVVRHGDEALKVFRVDVEHKLLEEVKSLGSRALFLGGERCLSVDADIFPSVDADCIYMSNWVETPEWRGRYTHVYNLRDGTMEILYTEPMLRANIHPRPSSPRDNFWDQRGIFTRANNHCLPPLSLTQVLLDYCNDNTCFYHFNDWW, from the coding sequence ATGGCGGACTGGGCTTCGCTTCCACCGGAGCTCGTCCAAGACATCGCCTACTCCGTCCTCTCCACCACCGGCGGCGTCGACACGCACATGGACATGAGGGCCGTCTGCCCCAGCTGGCGCTCCGCCATCGCCAAGCCATCTCCGCACGCAGCGTTCGCCGACCACCGTTTCCGTCCACGGCACTGGATCATGGTGGACCTGAAATCCAGGAAGCACGACCCCGACGCCCGACTCTTCCTCCACGTCCCCACCGGCCGCTTCCGCCGCCTGCCCCTCCCCGTGATCCGCGACCACCTCGTCCTGGGCGCATGCGATGGGCTCATTGTACATGAATTCACGGACAGGGAGCGCCCGGACATGACAGGCATTCGTGTCCTCAACCCCTTTACAGGAGGCATGCTCCACTTTGCTGTGTCATTATGGGAGTCTGCTGATGAACTACGTACGGCAGTGAGCGGCGGCCCTCGCTCGACGCTGGTGGTGTGGCGGGACTATGATTGGAGATGGCGGACACTTCTATATGCCGATCCAACCAGCGATGATTTTAGGGAGGAGGAGAAGACTGGCTTGTCCTGGGTCCATAGCATGGTTACCTTCAAAGGCAACATCTATTATGCCGGTTCAGATGAAGGTGTATTCCAGTTTGTTGCGCCAGCAGAGCAGGGTGATCATGAGCCTGTGGTCATAGCCAAGATGTTGCCAGATGTGGACATCCATTATGCACGCTGTTTTCTCGTGGAGTCTGCCGGGGAACTGCTGGTCGTTCGCCATGGGGACGAAGCCTTGAAAGTTTTCAGAGTCGACGTCGAGCACAAATTGCTGGAGGAGGTCAAGAGCTTGGGCTCCCGTGCACTGTTCCTTGGCGGCGAGAGGTGTTTGTCAGTGGATGCAGATATTTTTCCATCAGTCGATGCTGATTGCATATACATGTCTAACTGGGTGGAAACGCCAGAATGGCGGGGGCGGTACACGCACGTGTATAACCTAAGGGATGGCACCATGGAGATTCTCTACACTGAGCCGATGCTCCGTGCCAACATCCACCCCCGACCATCGTCTCCTCGCGACAATTTCTGGGACCAACGTGGGATCTTCACGCGTGCCAACAACCATTGTCTACCCCCTCTCAGTCTTACTCAGGTCCTGCTCGACTACTGCAATGACAATACATGCTTCTACCATTTCAATGATTGGTGGTGA